In Microtus ochrogaster isolate Prairie Vole_2 unplaced genomic scaffold, MicOch1.0 UNK96, whole genome shotgun sequence, the DNA window NNNNNNNNNNNNNNNNNNNNNNNNNNNNNNNNNNNNNNNNNNNNNNNNNNNNNNNNNNNNNNNNNNNNNNNNNNNNNNNNNNNNNNNNNNNNNNNNNNNNNNNNNNNNNNNNNNNNNNNNNNNNNNNNNNNNNNNNNNNNNNNNNNNNNNNNNNNNNNNNNNNNNNNNNNNNNNNNNNNNNNNNNNNNNNNNNNNNNNNNNNNNNNNNNNNNNNNNNNNNNNNNNNNNNNNNNNNNNNNNNNNNNNNNNNNNNNNNNNNNNNNNNNNNNNNNNNNNNNNNNNNNNNNNNNNNNNNNNNNNNNNNNNNNNNNNNNNNNNNNNNNNNNNNNNNNNNNNNNNNNNNNNNNNNNNNNNNNNNNNNNNNNNNNNNNNNNNNNNNNNNNNNNNNNNNNNNNNNNNNNNNNNNNNNNNNNNNNNNNNNNNNNNNNNNNNNNNNNNNNNNNNNNNNNNNNNNNNNNNNNNNNNNNNNNNNNNNNNNNNNNNNNNNNNNNNNNNNNNNNNNNNNNNNNNNNNNNNNNNNNNNNNNNNNNNNNNNNNNNNNNNNNNNNNNNNNNNNNNNNNNNNNNNNNNNNNNNNNNNNNNNNNNNNNNNNNNNNNNNNNNNNNNNNNNNNNNNNNNNNNNNNNNNNNNNNNNNNNNNNNNNNNNNNNNNNNNNNNNNNNNNNNNNNNNNNNNNNNNNNNNNNNNNNNNNNNNNNNNNNNNNNNNNNNNNNNNNNNNNNNNNNNNNNNNNNNNNNNNNNNNNNNNNNNNNNNNNNNNNNNNNNNNNNNNNNNNNNNNNNNNNNNNNNNNNNNNNNNNNNNNNNNNNNNNNNNNNNNNNNNNNNNNNNNNNNNNNNNNNNNNNNNNNNNNNNNNNNNNNNNNNNNNNNNNNNNNNNNNNNNNNNNNNNNNNNNNNNNNNNNNNNNNNNNNNNNNNNNNNNNNNNNNNNNNNNNNNNNNNNNNNNNNNNNNNNNNNNNNNNNNNNNNNNNNNNNNNNNNNNNNNNNNNNNNNNNNNNNNNNNNNNNNNNNNNNNNNNNNNNNNNNNNNNNNNNNNNNNNNNNNNNNNNNNNNNNNNNNNNNNNNNNNNNNNNNNNNNNNNNNNNNNNNNNNNNNNNNNNNNNNNNNNNNNNNNNNNNNNNNNNNNNNNNNNNNNNNNNNNNNNNNNNNNNNNNNNNNNNNNNNNNNNNNNNNNNNNNNNNNNNNNNNNNNNNNNNNNNNNNNNNNNNNNNNNNNNNNNNNNNNNNNNNNNNNNNNNNNNNNNNNNNNNNNNNNNNNNNNNNNNNNNNNNNNNNNNNNNNNNNNNNNNNNNNNNNNNNNNNNNNNNNNNNNNNNNNNNNNNNNNNNNNNNNNNNNNNNNNNNNNNNNNNNNNNNNNNNNNNNNNNNNNNNNNNNNNNNNNNNNNNNNNNNNNNNNNNNNNNNNNNNNNNNNNNNNNNNNNNNNNNNNNNNNNNNNNNNNNNNNNNNNNNNNNNNNNNNNNNNNNNNNNNNNNNNNNNNNNNNNNNNNNNNNNNNNNNNNNNNNNNNNNNNNNNNNNNNNNNNNNNNNNNNNNNNNNNNNNNNNNNNNNNNNNNNNNNNNNNNNNNNNNNNNNNNNNNNNNNNNNNNNNNNNNNNNNNNNNNNNNNNNNNNNNNNNNNNNNNNNNNNNNNNNNNNNNNNNNNNNNNNNNNNNNNNNNNNNNNNNNNNNNNNNNNNNNNNNNNNNNNNNNNNNNNNNNNNNNNNNNNNNNNNNNNNNNNNNNNNNNNNNNNNNNNNNNNNNNNNNNNNNNNNNNNNNNNNNNNNNNNNNNNNNNNNNNNNNNNNNNNNNNNNNNNNNNNNNNNNNNNNNNNNNNNNNNNNNNNNNNNNNNNNNNNNNNNNNNNNNNNNNNNNNNNNNNNNNNNNNNNNNNNNNNNNNNNNNNNNNNNNNNNNNNNNNNNNNNNNNNNNNNNNNNNNNNNNNNNNNNNNNNNNNNNNNNNNNNNNNNNNNNNNNNNNNNNNNNATGCAAGACAGCACTGAGAGAAGCAGGGACTCAAACCCTATCTCTCACAATCCATTGGATTCTGTGAAGTGCTCCTGTCTAAGAAAATCTCAGACAAGGGAGGAAGAACAGCAGAGCCTGAGTTCTGTGCTGGACCCGAGGCTTTTCTTCTCAGAGGCAGAACAAGAAGAGAGAAGATTGATGGAGGAGTTCTCTGTGCTTCTCCACAGGGCGCGTACACCATGGAAGGGGCTTCTTCTCACAGGTAAGGAAACCCATTCTCTGAGTTTGTTGGGAGGGGAACTCAGAGGCAGGTCAGAGTCtcataaagagaaaaggagactcATGCTTCTGATTGCAGTTATGGTGCAGAAGGTACAGTGAGGGACAGAGGCTCAGCACAGTGAAGTTCTCAGGAGAAAGGAATTGATGATGGTATGAGAAAAGCCTCAAACACTCCATATTAACTGTCAATTACATTGGCTCTAATGCTGTGAAGACAGTTCTTCCACAACCATGTCAGCATGACCCTCCAAATAGAAGTTAAGCTGGGGAGGGCTAGAAAGATGTCTTAGTGTGGAAAGATGTGACAATCTTAAACCAATCCTCAGCTCCCACTCAGTAgatggagagaacagactcctgcaggaTCTATTCTACCCTCCACATAGGCgttgtggcatgcacacacacgtgcacactctgGTACATGTGCTCCACATAGATTTGTGGCATATatctacatatgtacacacagagacaccagcttcacaaatacatacatatatttacataagaACATCCAAAGTTATTTATTTCACAGTTGAATGTAATTATTGTCATAACCTCCCAACCTAGTAACTATTAAGAGAAATCCATGGAGACacattcctctttcccttcttccctttttcctttattCACTTGTGCCTGAGTCTTCAGGGAACTGAACCTACCAATAAATTCTAACTACTCCTGGCCTTACAAATGCCAAATCTAAATGGGCGATGGTGTctaaagcctttaatcccagcacttgggatgcagaaaaaggtgatctctgtgagttcaagtataCCTTagtctatagagtaagtttcaggacaagcaagtttatacagagaaatcctgtctcaaaaagctaaaactaaaaccaaaaccaaaacaaaataaactaagaaacaaaaagttCTGGTTCTAGTTTACTTGATGCCAGTTTATCCAAAAGATGAAGTCATAGCTTTACTAGaatcacaaagaaaacagagtttAAAATCAGAAAGAGAGGACTCTCCAGATCATGAGTTCAGAGAGGCATTGCTCCTCACACCAAATACTCTATGTGAGGAGATATATGGGACACCAACAGGGGTGACCAGGCAGCCACCTAGGCAGAGAACTCCTAAGAGAATTTACTGATACTCTTACACACTTTGAGCCAACACTTTGAGTCATGTTGTTCTTGTCTGCAAAGGAAGGTGGGAACACCCATAGTCACACACCAAAGCTAAATGATGATCACACCTGGTTAATTGGTGATTTTTCTCAATTCCCTTCTAGCCTCCATTTTAGGCTTCTGGCACATGTCCACTACTGCCCATGAGATCACTGAGTCACTGCCACGCCAAGTGGTTGAAGGAGACAACGTTCTTTTGCTTGTCCACAATCTGCGAGAGAATCTTATAGCCTTTGCCTGGTTCAAAGGGCTAAAAAATATGACTCAAGGAATTGCAGTATATACAGTGCACAACAATTTAAGTGCACCAGGGCCTGTGCACAGTAGCAGAGAGACAGTTTATAGCAATGGATCCCTGCTGATAGAAAATGTCACTCAGAAAGACACAGGAATCTATACCCTACGAACCTATAATAGAAGAGGAAAAATTGCATCAACAACATCTATGTACCTCCACGTGCACGGTAAGTAATTCATTGTGAACTATGTGAGCTAGGTGAGGTTCATTTCACCGGACACATATAGGAgtgttactgtgtatgtgtgttgtgtgtgcatgtgtgtgtgtgggtgtgtgtacctACTTTTCCTATGCATTATATCCCATGTCATGATTTGAGCACTTACTGCAGAACACATATGTTATAGAACAATGACAAATAAATTAGAATCCTCCATTTGATGTCTTCTTGAACCCAGGTGGATGCATGATATATAACTCATCTAAGGATATTAACCTGTATCTAGACTCTAGGGGTTCATAGTAGGAATGTTTCCTTGAGAAAGACCTGGAGGGAGTGANNNNNNNNNNNNNNNNNNNNNNNNNNNNNNNNNNNNNNNNNNNNNNNNNNNNNNNNNNNNNNNNNNNNNNNNNNNNNNNNNNNNNNNNNNNNNNNNNNNNNNNNNNNNNNNNNNNNNNNNNNNNNNNNNNNNNNNNNNNNNNNNNNNNNNNNNNNNNNNNATGAGAGTCTTGATTAGTCTACATTTCTTGGCAATCTTTTTCAGAAGGGGAACATAACTCAACAAGTGTTAACTAACTATCCTGTTGGTCATATGAGATTTCTTTCACATGAAAGTCATTGTCCCCAAGGAGAGGGACCAAGGATACAGGTTCTCCTGATAAGTGCTTCTCCTTTGGGTTCAACTCAAGGAATTCCCTCCTGTAGTCAAATGGCTACAAGATATGTTGATCTGACAGCTTCCATGACACGAGCTGCAGTTCACCAGGGATGTCTCTAGGACCCACAATGAACTGCAGTAACGTATTTGTTAGAACCAGGAACTTCCCTATCAGCCTAGTTCTATTCCTGTTTTTTCAGGCCTGTAAATCATGGTCACAATGTTCTCAGACCTACTTACTGTTTTATATGTCTGCCACACTGCCAGGAGACCCTGTTCTGTTTCCCATTATATGTGTTTCCTTTGGAAAATCCATGGTATCCAAGGGAAATCCACTAGACAGAGGTTGAAGACCTCTTAGAAAAACCATGGAGCACAGAGGCAAACCCACTACAAAGCTCAGCAAACAGAGGAAGTGGGAGCATTGTCTTGAAAATCTTGCACAGGATGAAGGAGCTCATAGTCATTTTCCAGGAATCATGTCAATTCCTCCTAAACACCCAAAACGTGAAACTCAGGATACATCCTGGGCCTGTAAACTCTGTCAGAACCCAGTCTGATGGTGATTCCAGTGAGAACAGTTTTGTTCTTTTCCCTACATATCTCTAACAAGTCCCTTTGGAGTCTCAAATGTAGTTTTGTCACCTTCTTGTTGGGAGTAAATTCCATGTTTTCAGAGCAATGTAAACACAGGGCAGGCTGGATGCTCAGCGAGGTTGGTTGTACAGATTTTCCCTTTTTGATGCTGATTATCTTAGGCCAGGACATACAGAGTGCAGTTCCATGGTCAACAGATATTATCTTTTGTCAATGGATGGTCATTGCCCTTGGTTACCATTTTGTGTTCTAGAGGACAGAAACATAAAGAGAGAATAGCGTAAGAACAGGAGGTAAGACTGAAACTGGAGGTGCAGATCAGTGTTTTAAATATAGACCCACTTACTGGCCATGGGACTNNNNNNNNNNNNNNNNNNNNNNNNNNNNNNNNNNNNNNNNNNNNNNNNNNNNNNNNNNNNNNNNNNNNNNNNNNNNNNNNNNNNNNNNNNNNNNNNNNNNNNNNNNNNNNNNNNNNNNNNNNNNNNNNNNNNNNNNNNNNNNNNNNNNNNNNNNNNNNNNNNNNNNNNNNNNNNNNNNNNNNNNNNNNNNNNNNNNNNNNNNNNNNNNNNNNNNNNNNNNNNNNNNNNNNNNNNNNNNNNNNNNNNNNNNNNNNNNNNNNNNNNNNNNNNNNNNNNNNNNNNNNNNNNNNNNNNNNNNNNNNNNNNNNNNNNNNNNNNNNNNNNNNNNNNNNNNNNNNNNNNNNNNNNNNNNNNNNNNNNNNNNNNNNNNNNNNNNNNNNNNNNNNNNNNNNNNNNNNNNNNNNNNNNNNNNNNNNNNNNNNNNNNNNNNNNNNNNNNNNNNNNNNNNNNNNNNNNNNNNNNNNNNNNNNNNNNNNNNNNNNNNNNNNNNNNNNNNNNNNNNNNNNNNNNNNNNNNNNNNNNNNNNNNNNNNNNNNNNNNNNNNNNNNNNNNNNNNNNNNNNNNNNNNNNNNNNNNNNNNNNNNNNNNNNNNNNNNNNNNNNNNNNNNNNNNNNNNNNNNNNNNNNNNNNNNNNNNNNNNNNNNNNNNNNNNNNNNNNNNNNNNNNNNNNNNNNNNNNNNNNNNNNNNNNNNNNNNNNNNNNNNNNNNNNNNNNNNNNNNNNNNNNNNNNNNNNNNNNNNNNNNNNNNNNNNNNNNNNNNNNNNNNNNNNNNNNNNNNNNNNNNNNNNNNNNNNNNNNNNNNNNNNNNNNNNNNNNNNNNNNNNNNNNNNNNNNNNNNNNNNNNNNNNNNNNNNNNNNNNNNNNNNNNNNNNNNNNNNNNNNNNNNNNNNNNNNNNNNNNNNNNNNNNNNNNNNNNNNNNNNNNNNNNNNNNNNNNNNNNNNNNNNNNNNNNNNNNNNNNNNNNNNNNNNNNNNNNNNNNNNNNNNNNNNNNNNNNNNNNNNNNNNNNNNNNNNNNNNNNNNNNNNNNNNNNNNNNNNNNNNNNNNNNNNNNNNNNNNNNNNNNNNNNNNNNNNNNNNNNNNNNNNNNNNNNNNNNNNNNNNNNNNNNNNNNNNNNNNNNNNNNNNNNNNNNNNNNNNNNNNNNNNNNNNNNNNNNNNNNNNNNNNNNNNNNNNNNNNNNNNNNNNNNNNNNNNNNNNNNNNNNNNNNNNNNNNNNNNNNNNNNNNNNNNNNNNNNNNNNNNNNNNNNNNNNNNNNNNNNNNNNNNNNNNNNNNNNNNNNNNNNNNNNNNNNNNNNNNNNNNNNNNNNNNNNNNNNNNNNNNNNNNNNNNNNNNNNNNNNNNNNNNNNNNNNNNNNNNNNNNNNNNNNNNNNNNNNNNNNNNNNNNNNNNNNNNNNNNNNNNNNNNNNNNNNNNNNNNNNNNNNNNNNNNNNNNNNNNNNNNNNNNNNNNNNNNNNNNNNNNNNNNNNNNNNNNNNNNNNNNNNNNNNNNNNNNNNNNNNNNNNNNNNNNNNNNNNNNNNNNNNNNNNNNNNNNNNNNNNNNNNNNNNNNNNNNNNNNNNNNNNNNNNNNNNNNNNNNNNNNNNNNNNNNNNNNNNNNNNNNNNNNNNNNNNNNNNNNNNNNNNNNNNNNNNNNNNNNNNNNNNNNNNNNNNNNNNNNNNNNNNNNNNNNNNNNNNNNNNNNNNNNNNNNNNNNNNNNNNNNNNNNNNNNNNNNNNNNNNNNNNNNNNNNNNNNNNNNNNNNNNNNNNNNNNNNNNNNNNNNNNNNNNNNNNNNNNNNNNNNNNNNNNNNNNNNNNNNNNNNNNNNNNNNNNNNNNNNNNNNNNNNNNNNNNNNNNNNNNNNNNNNNNNNNNNNNNNNNNNNNNNNNNNNNNNNNNNNNNNNNNNNNNNNNNNNNNNNNNNNNNNNNNNNNNNNNNNNNNNNNNNNNNNNNNNNNNNNNNNNNNNNNNNNNNNNNNNNNNNNNNNNNNNNNNNNNNNNNNNNNNNNNNNNNNNNNNNNNNNNNNNNNNNNNNNNNNNNNNNNNNNNNNNNNNNNNNNNNNNNNNNNNNNNNNNNNNNNNNNNNNNNNNNNNNNNNNNNNNNNNNNNNNNNNNNNNNNNNNNNNNNNNNNNNNNNNNNNNNNNNNNNNNNNNNNNNNNNNNNNNNNNNNNNNNNNNNNNNNNNNNNNNNNNNNNNNNNNNNNNNNNNNNNNNNNNNNNNNNNNNNNNNNNNNNNNNNNNNNNNNNNNNNNNNNNNNNNNNNNNNNNNNNNNNNNNNNNNNNNNNNNNNNNNNNNNNNNNNNNNNNNNNNNNNNNNNNNNNNNNNNNNNNNNNNNNNNNNNNNNNNNNNNNNNNNNNNNNNNNNNNNNNNNNNNNNNNNNNNNNNNNNNNNNNNNNNNNNNNNNNNNNNNNNNNNNNNNNNNNNNNNNNNNNNNNNNNNNNNNNNNNNNNNNNNNNNNNNNNNNNNNNNNNNNNNNNNNNNNNNNNNNNNNNNNNNNNNNNNNNNNNNNNNNNNNNNNNNNNNNNNNNNNNNNNNNNNNNNNNNNNNNNNNNNNNNNNNNNNNNNNNNNNNNNNNNNNNNNNNNNNNNNNNNNNNNNNNNNNNNNNNNNNNNNNNNNNNNNNNNNNNNNNNNNNNNNNNNNNNNNNNNNNNNNNNNNNNNNNNNNNNNNNNNNNNNNNNNNNNNNNNNNNNNNNNNNNNNNNNNNNNNNNNNNNNNNNNNNNNNNNNNNNNNNNNNNNNNNNNNNNNNNNNNNNNNNNNNNNNNNNNNNNNNNNNNNNNNNNNNNNNNNNNNNNNNNNNNNNNNNNNNNNNNNNNNNNNNNNNNNNNNNNNNNNNNNNNNNNNNNNNNNNNNNNNNNNNNNNNNNNNNNNNNNNNNNNNNNNNNNNNNNNNNNNNNNNNNNNNNNNNNNNNNNNNNNNNNNNNNNNNNNNNNNNNNNNNNNNNNNNNNNNNNNNNNNNNNNNNNNNNNNNNNNNTATTCAGTAGACAAATAGTAATGACCCCCTCACCTCTGTTTACCAGCGGAGGGGAGGAACTGTTCTGGGTAAACTTAACATCATGATGTCAGCTACAGCCCAGATACTTGGAGCTCTCACCATGCACATGTCCCAGAAAGACTCCATGGGAGTCAGGCAGGCCCAGGATGATGAAGTCATGGTGTACTCACAGAGAGCACCATAAATCCGTGATTCTAAAACTTTGCCTGGGTTGGATACAGTATGACATTCAGGagaatttttttgtaactgtttgtttagattttctaTCAGAGACAACTAGGCAGCGCTGAATACAAAACTGCCCTGTCTGTATTCAATGTAATATTGAGTACCATTTTGAAagtgtttatttatgtttgttaGATTTCCTGTCAGGGCTGACAGGGAACAAGACTTTACTTATTGCCCAAGTCAAGAGACTGATTGTCCCATAGAGTGTAGAATCGATTGTGTACTGCCATGACAGTTGAAATTACATAGGTCTCCTAAGTATCTCCTTCTCCTGAGGATCAGTGGGCATTTGTCGGTTTCATTAGCCTATTGTTCTGATGGGCTTGTGAAATTTGACagcaagagaagaaacagaagtcagTTACTCCAGATTCTTCCTTCTCCTGATGGGTCCAGACTAGGGAATTTTCTTCTGCAGATAAATAgaacaaatggtgctgatgtCAGCAACTCCCCATCCCAAGTTCATTGCTACAGCTAAGCTTACCTCATGGACATGGCAATGATCCTGCACTGTGTATCATATTACAGGAAAACTGTTCTACAGGAAACAGCCACTAAATTAGAGTAGCACAGTCCCTGGGTGGCAGATCTCAAGCGCAAGATATGCCTATAGTCACAACTCCGAAGTCTCTGCCAAGAAACCTTTATAAAGTATGAATTTCAGTGGGCCTGGTCAAACTCTTTGAACTTCTGTCATTTGGTACATTCCTTTGTTTTTTCACAGAGAATGTAACACAGCCCTTTGTGCAAGTCACTGACAGTACAGTCACAGGACATAGATCTGTAACCTTCACCTGCATTTCACCCGACACTGATGTCTCCATCCAGTGGATCTTCAACAAGAAGAATCTGGAGATCACAGAGAGGATGACTCTGTCCCCATCAAAGTGTGGACTCAGAATAGATCCTGTCACGAGGGAGGATGCTGGACTTTATCAGTGTGAGGTCTCCAACCGATTCAGTTCAAAGACCAGTCGCCCAGTCTTCTGGTCATGATGAGTATGTGACCTTTCCTCTCATTCTACAGCAGAGTGGGGGTATTACTTAATCAATGGGGTACAAAAAGGAGGAAAGTTATTTGGTGAAAATGGTTAAATACTACTCAGGTACAGCCAGCATAGtgactcacacctataatcccggGATACATGTGTGTACAAGGGAAGGCCAGGATTTAAAGTGAGgcagtcttaaaaagaaaataaagatatcaaTATAGGAAACAAAAATTCAAAGGCCTTAGGAGCTTAGGTTGTAGTTGAAATATATAGTGATACCTCAGAATTCATGGGAACTAGCTACAGGGTCCCTCAAACTTTTGGATGCTCTGAGTCTGCTGGGAAAATGGTGCCTNNNNNNNNNNNNNNNNNNNNNNNNNNNNNNNNNNNNNNNNNNNNNNNNNNNNNNNNNNNNNNNNNNNNNNNNNNNNNNNNNNNNNNNNNNNNNNNNNNNNNNNNNNNNNNNNNNNNNNNNNNNNNNNNNNNNNNNNNNNNNNNNNNNNNNNNNNNNNNNNNNNNNNNNNNNNNNNNNNNNNNNNNNNNNNNNNNNNNNNNNNNNNNNNNNNNNNNNNNNNNNNNNNNNNNNNNNNNNNNNNNNNNNNNNNNNNNNNNNNNNNNNNNNNNNNNNNNNNNNNNNNNNNNNNNNNNNNNNNNNNNNNNNNNNNNNNNNNNNNNNNNNNNNNNNNNNNNNNNNNNNNNNNNNNNNNNNNNNNNNNNNNNNNNNN includes these proteins:
- the LOC101988233 gene encoding carcinoembryonic antigen-related cell adhesion molecule 3-like codes for the protein MEEFSVLLHRACTPWKGLLLTASILGFWHMSTTAHKTTVSLPRQVVEGENVLLLVHNLPENLIAFAWFKGLTNMTRRIAVYTLHNNFGAPRPVHGSRETVYSNGSLLIENVTQKDTGIYTLQTYNRRGKIASTTSMYLHVHASILGFWHMSTTAHEITESLPRQVVEGDNVLLLVHNLRENLIAFAWFKGLKNMTQGIAVYTVHNNLSAPGPVHSSRETVYSNGSLLIENVTQKDTGIYTLRTYNRRGKIASTTSMYLHVHENVTQPFVQVTDSTVTGHRSVTFTCISPDTDVSIQWIFNKKNLEITERMTLSPSKCGLRIDPVTREDAGLYQCEVSNRFSSKTSRPVFWS